The following proteins are encoded in a genomic region of Ornithodoros turicata isolate Travis chromosome 6, ASM3712646v1, whole genome shotgun sequence:
- the LOC135397424 gene encoding trafficking protein particle complex subunit 9-like isoform X2, translated as MSFVDYDSRIEDHQCLLVLVKAIGPHTGSKLFGRVLERISRVRHTRHSQLGGRTVWLRYVKSYPTDASEWGDFQAHRRVLGLLTVGKCQDQSGMEQLCHLHMSLQQQYPTAIDSRCLLFGMDTPSSPTDSCTEDHDSSPEHSKWDMKVVSPLQGGDGALTNGYSPFTGKLRSTQCLVYPSLGQCEKLEHDVEDFAASLVWVLESRRLDRSLEKQDRCPLLKAPFESRDFVGLDTESRTFKKRCQGHLRKQVGDLSLQLGLPLEALVLYSEAADLLKGVPDWLWLAATYEAQVAASVALQYPGIPTGALHRNASFPRTARTGVLQQQQSRSLPNGTEATEYKTAGRFLLTLEEMIERLKECSLHYSKYSHAAVIQMECNIKATRLLAQREKYLMASQFLQNATFMSIPLSRAEKVEWYASMARLYTEIGFHRKAAFHMRVAAIKYSSLQEGDAQQCYDLLLKCLEGFKIILDPSKVAKSKFNGWPQLHIQVLSDLIFTAKKMLNYPVAIRHTTFLLETMLYHLSCTEQKEVCSQLVELASQCEVIVPSGPLALPCGVLLPPVNLLHIPLVRSLVAQCPASQLRPQHKGVSVTDSPFIFSPHQRKGRRKTAGKMDFDWVQGEVCAVSMQLYNPLPVELRIQEMSLLVDGVPFECFPSSLELPAESSPYPVKLLGIARAAGELHILGYSTRVFGVTSHCRLRDLSWVRCANLSVEVVPALPQLEVTSSLPLATSFSTLGANIISNYALVLYAGESQVCQLTLTNPSSEPIESVEVSLLTKLEREWETFSWESEALWQQLPIAPHGGTAILTLQVHGQYAGTQGCTDPSKVLEAVVQLRYSGGPGLRAKYYRQCGISLSVEVLPSVLITKWDVLPAQVASQCYLVLDVLNGTEHEMELSYPEQKRMLIEPHDSCRIPVTVDRCPPPPAEPSSLALLEEACCAHLVDSVHLRWYLHGVEKNGKASITEIAWTPRMLDTILLSPLQWDISINNQPYRVEEEYVCTVGEPLSLNIIISNISEMSLRKLYLSIDGYQDRQNGTLSYRLDSKCALVGCDKVFIQELGPQEAYDHDFSMAFFLTGAYKLDLSCRTLDFQSLGSLSALAHNEGEATHIWKCSPSIQVMIVEEQSW; from the exons ATGAGTTTTGTAGACTACGATTCTAGGATTGAAGATCACCAGTGCCTTCTAGTACTGGTGAAGGCAATTG GTCCCCATACGGGTTCCAAGCTATTTGGCCGTGTATTGGAACGTATTTCACGGGTGCGACACACCCGTCATAGCCAGCTGGGTGGTCGGACCGTGTGGCTGCGTTATGTAAAATCCTATCCTACGGATGCCAGCGAATGGGGAGACTTTCAGGCACATCGTCGAGTACTGGGCCTCCTCACTGTTG GCAAGTGCCAAGACCAGAGTGGAATGGAACAACTCTGCCATCTGCATATGTCCCTACAACAGCAATATCCGACAGCCATTGATTCACGATGCCTGCTCTTCGGGATGGATACCCCATCTTCTCCGACAGACAG TTGTACAGAAGACCACGACAGTTCTCCTGAGCACAGCAAATGGGACATGAAG GTTGTTTCCCCTCTGCAAGGCGGGGACGGAGCTCTGACCAATGGCTACTCGCCATTCACAGGGaaactacgcagtacacagTGCTTG GTGTATCCCAGTTTGGGACAGTGTGAAAAGCTGGAACACGATGTCGAGGACTTTGCCGCTTCTCTGGTCTGGGTGCTAGAATCTCGCCGTCTGGATCGTTCCTTGGAGAAACAGGACAGGTGTCCACTGCTCAAGGCCCCTTTTGAGAGCAGAGATTTTGTTGGACTCGATACTGAATCCAG GACCTTCAAGAAACGCTGCCAAGGCCACTTGCGTAAGCAAGTTGGCGACCTCTCCCTCCAGCTAGGTCTCCCACTGGAAGCTCTTGTACTATACTCAGAGGCTGCAGACCTATTGAAAGGTGTCCCTGATTGGCTCTGGTTGGCTGCTACCTACGAAGCTCAAGTTGCTGCTTCTGTGGCCCTTCAGTATCCCGGAATTCCGACCGGAGCGCTTCATCGCAATGCTTCTTTCCCACGCACAGCTAGGACAGGTGTATTGCAACAGCAGCAGAGTCGTTCTCTCCCCAATGGAACAGAAGCTACAGAGTATAAAACAGCAGGACGGTTCCTCCTCACTTTAGAGGAAATGATTGAACGGCTCAAGGAGTGTAGCTTACATTACTCAAAGTATTCACATGCTGCTGTCATCCAGATGGAATGCAACATAAAAGCCACTCGCCTTCTTGCCCAGAGAGAG AAATATTTGATGGCGTCGCAGTTTCTGCAAAATGCAACTTTCATGAGCATACCATTATCCAGAGCTGAAAAG GTGGAATGGTACGCATCTATGGCCCGACTCTACACTGAAATTGGTTTTCATCGCAAGGCAGCGTTTCATATGCGAGTGGCTGCCATCAAATACTCTTCTCTTCAAGAGGGAGATGCGCAACAG TGTTACGACCTGTTGCTCAAGTGCCTAGAAGGCTTTAAGATAATCCTGGACCCTTCAAAAGTTGCAAAGA GCAAATTCAACGGGTGGCCCCAACTGCACATCCAAGTCCTGAGTGATTTAATTTTCACTGCAAAGAAGATGCTCAACTACCCTGTTGCCATCAG GCATACAACATTTCTTCTGGAAACAATGTTGTACCACTTGAGTTGTACGGAGCAGAAAGAAGTATGCAGTCAGCTGGTGGAGTTGGCATCCCAGTGTGAAGTGATTGTCCCCTCAGGACCCCTGGCCCTCCCGTGCGGTGTTTTATTGCCACCCGTGAACCTGTTGCACATTCCCCTTGTACG GTCATTGGTAGCACAGTGTCCTGCATCCCAGTTGAGACCTCAACACAAAGGTGTTTCTGTGACCGACTCTCCATTCATCTTCTCTCCACACCAACGCAAGGGACGACGGAAAACAGCTGGGAAGATGGACTTTGACTGGGTACAAGGTGAAGTGTGTGCTGTATCCATGCAGCTCTACAACCCACTCCCTGTGGAACTGCGCATTCAAGAAATG TCCCTGCTGGTAGATGGAGTGCCCTTTGAATGTTTTCCTTCTTCCCTGGAGTTGCCCGCAGAGTCAAGTCCGTATCCGGTCAAGTTGCTCGGAATTGCACGTGCTGCAGGAGAGCTCCATATTTTGG GTTACAGCACTCGTGTGTTTGGTGTAACGAGCCATTGCCGTCTACGTGATCTGTCTTGGGTGCGATGTGCCAACTTGTCGGTGGAAGTGGTTCCTGCACTGCCTCAGCTGGAAGTGACTTCCTCACTTCCTCTTGCTACTTCCTTTTCCACCCTGGGAGCCAatattatctcaaactatgcaCTGGTCCTCTATGCTGGAGAAAG CCAGGTGTGCCAGTTGACGTTGACCAATCCTAGCAGTGAACCTATTGAGAGCGTGGAAGTATCTCTCCTAACAAAGCTTGAACGAG AATGGGAGACATTTTCCTGGGAGAGTGAAGCCTTGTGGCAACAACTACCCATTGCACCACATGGAGGAACGGCTATCCTCACACTACAAGTTCATGGACAGT ATGCTGGGACTCAGGGCTGCACGGATCCATCCAAA GTACTGGAAGCGGTGGTGCAGTTGCGTTACAGTGGAGGCCCTGGGCTGCGTGCAAAATACTATCGCCAGTGTGGGATTTCCCTGAGCGTAGAAGTGCTGCCTTCTGTACTTATCACCAAGTGGGACGTTCTTCCAGCCCAAGT GGCCAGCCAATGCTACCTGGTCTTGGATGTATTAAATGGCACGGAGCACGAGATGGAACTTAGCTATCCCGAGCAGAAACGTATGCTCATTGAACCGCACGACTCGTGTCGTATTCCAGTCACGGTTGACCGCTGTCCACCCCCACCTGCCGAACCCAGCTCATTGGCtctgcttgaagaagcctgctGTGCCCACTTGGTGGACAGTGTCCATCTCCGCTGGTATCTT CATGGTGTAGAGAAGAATGGCAAAGCAAGTATCACAGAGATTGCTTGGACTCCCAGGATGTTGGATACCATTCTCCTCTCTCCACTTCAATGGG ACATATCAATCAATAATCAACCATACAGAGTGGAAGAGGAGTATGTCTGCACCGTGGGTGAACCACTCTCgctcaacatcatcatcagcaaCATCTCGG AGATGTCTTTACGAAAGCTCTACCTATCTATCGATGGCTACCAGGATCGACAAAATGGCACTCTCAGCTATCGACTAGATTCCAAATGTGCTCTGGTGGGCTGCGACAAGGTCTTCATTCAGGAG TTGGGCCCACAAGAAGCGTACGACCATGATTTCAGCATGGCATTCTTCTTGACCGGTGCGTACAAGTTGGACCTGAGCTGCCGAACTCTCGATTTCCAGAGCTTGGGCTCTTTGAGCGCCCTTGCACACAACGAGGGTGAAGCGACTCATATTTGGAAGTGTTCACCCTCTATTCAAGTAATGATTGTTGAAGAACAAAGTTGGTAA
- the LOC135397424 gene encoding trafficking protein particle complex subunit 9-like isoform X1, translating into MSFVDYDSRIEDHQCLLVLVKAIGPHTGSKLFGRVLERISRVRHTRHSQLGGRTVWLRYVKSYPTDASEWGDFQAHRRVLGLLTVGKCQDQSGMEQLCHLHMSLQQQYPTAIDSRCLLFGMDTPSSPTDSSCTEDHDSSPEHSKWDMKVVSPLQGGDGALTNGYSPFTGKLRSTQCLVYPSLGQCEKLEHDVEDFAASLVWVLESRRLDRSLEKQDRCPLLKAPFESRDFVGLDTESRTFKKRCQGHLRKQVGDLSLQLGLPLEALVLYSEAADLLKGVPDWLWLAATYEAQVAASVALQYPGIPTGALHRNASFPRTARTGVLQQQQSRSLPNGTEATEYKTAGRFLLTLEEMIERLKECSLHYSKYSHAAVIQMECNIKATRLLAQREKYLMASQFLQNATFMSIPLSRAEKVEWYASMARLYTEIGFHRKAAFHMRVAAIKYSSLQEGDAQQCYDLLLKCLEGFKIILDPSKVAKSKFNGWPQLHIQVLSDLIFTAKKMLNYPVAIRHTTFLLETMLYHLSCTEQKEVCSQLVELASQCEVIVPSGPLALPCGVLLPPVNLLHIPLVRSLVAQCPASQLRPQHKGVSVTDSPFIFSPHQRKGRRKTAGKMDFDWVQGEVCAVSMQLYNPLPVELRIQEMSLLVDGVPFECFPSSLELPAESSPYPVKLLGIARAAGELHILGYSTRVFGVTSHCRLRDLSWVRCANLSVEVVPALPQLEVTSSLPLATSFSTLGANIISNYALVLYAGESQVCQLTLTNPSSEPIESVEVSLLTKLEREWETFSWESEALWQQLPIAPHGGTAILTLQVHGQYAGTQGCTDPSKVLEAVVQLRYSGGPGLRAKYYRQCGISLSVEVLPSVLITKWDVLPAQVASQCYLVLDVLNGTEHEMELSYPEQKRMLIEPHDSCRIPVTVDRCPPPPAEPSSLALLEEACCAHLVDSVHLRWYLHGVEKNGKASITEIAWTPRMLDTILLSPLQWDISINNQPYRVEEEYVCTVGEPLSLNIIISNISEMSLRKLYLSIDGYQDRQNGTLSYRLDSKCALVGCDKVFIQELGPQEAYDHDFSMAFFLTGAYKLDLSCRTLDFQSLGSLSALAHNEGEATHIWKCSPSIQVMIVEEQSW; encoded by the exons ATGAGTTTTGTAGACTACGATTCTAGGATTGAAGATCACCAGTGCCTTCTAGTACTGGTGAAGGCAATTG GTCCCCATACGGGTTCCAAGCTATTTGGCCGTGTATTGGAACGTATTTCACGGGTGCGACACACCCGTCATAGCCAGCTGGGTGGTCGGACCGTGTGGCTGCGTTATGTAAAATCCTATCCTACGGATGCCAGCGAATGGGGAGACTTTCAGGCACATCGTCGAGTACTGGGCCTCCTCACTGTTG GCAAGTGCCAAGACCAGAGTGGAATGGAACAACTCTGCCATCTGCATATGTCCCTACAACAGCAATATCCGACAGCCATTGATTCACGATGCCTGCTCTTCGGGATGGATACCCCATCTTCTCCGACAGACAG CAGTTGTACAGAAGACCACGACAGTTCTCCTGAGCACAGCAAATGGGACATGAAG GTTGTTTCCCCTCTGCAAGGCGGGGACGGAGCTCTGACCAATGGCTACTCGCCATTCACAGGGaaactacgcagtacacagTGCTTG GTGTATCCCAGTTTGGGACAGTGTGAAAAGCTGGAACACGATGTCGAGGACTTTGCCGCTTCTCTGGTCTGGGTGCTAGAATCTCGCCGTCTGGATCGTTCCTTGGAGAAACAGGACAGGTGTCCACTGCTCAAGGCCCCTTTTGAGAGCAGAGATTTTGTTGGACTCGATACTGAATCCAG GACCTTCAAGAAACGCTGCCAAGGCCACTTGCGTAAGCAAGTTGGCGACCTCTCCCTCCAGCTAGGTCTCCCACTGGAAGCTCTTGTACTATACTCAGAGGCTGCAGACCTATTGAAAGGTGTCCCTGATTGGCTCTGGTTGGCTGCTACCTACGAAGCTCAAGTTGCTGCTTCTGTGGCCCTTCAGTATCCCGGAATTCCGACCGGAGCGCTTCATCGCAATGCTTCTTTCCCACGCACAGCTAGGACAGGTGTATTGCAACAGCAGCAGAGTCGTTCTCTCCCCAATGGAACAGAAGCTACAGAGTATAAAACAGCAGGACGGTTCCTCCTCACTTTAGAGGAAATGATTGAACGGCTCAAGGAGTGTAGCTTACATTACTCAAAGTATTCACATGCTGCTGTCATCCAGATGGAATGCAACATAAAAGCCACTCGCCTTCTTGCCCAGAGAGAG AAATATTTGATGGCGTCGCAGTTTCTGCAAAATGCAACTTTCATGAGCATACCATTATCCAGAGCTGAAAAG GTGGAATGGTACGCATCTATGGCCCGACTCTACACTGAAATTGGTTTTCATCGCAAGGCAGCGTTTCATATGCGAGTGGCTGCCATCAAATACTCTTCTCTTCAAGAGGGAGATGCGCAACAG TGTTACGACCTGTTGCTCAAGTGCCTAGAAGGCTTTAAGATAATCCTGGACCCTTCAAAAGTTGCAAAGA GCAAATTCAACGGGTGGCCCCAACTGCACATCCAAGTCCTGAGTGATTTAATTTTCACTGCAAAGAAGATGCTCAACTACCCTGTTGCCATCAG GCATACAACATTTCTTCTGGAAACAATGTTGTACCACTTGAGTTGTACGGAGCAGAAAGAAGTATGCAGTCAGCTGGTGGAGTTGGCATCCCAGTGTGAAGTGATTGTCCCCTCAGGACCCCTGGCCCTCCCGTGCGGTGTTTTATTGCCACCCGTGAACCTGTTGCACATTCCCCTTGTACG GTCATTGGTAGCACAGTGTCCTGCATCCCAGTTGAGACCTCAACACAAAGGTGTTTCTGTGACCGACTCTCCATTCATCTTCTCTCCACACCAACGCAAGGGACGACGGAAAACAGCTGGGAAGATGGACTTTGACTGGGTACAAGGTGAAGTGTGTGCTGTATCCATGCAGCTCTACAACCCACTCCCTGTGGAACTGCGCATTCAAGAAATG TCCCTGCTGGTAGATGGAGTGCCCTTTGAATGTTTTCCTTCTTCCCTGGAGTTGCCCGCAGAGTCAAGTCCGTATCCGGTCAAGTTGCTCGGAATTGCACGTGCTGCAGGAGAGCTCCATATTTTGG GTTACAGCACTCGTGTGTTTGGTGTAACGAGCCATTGCCGTCTACGTGATCTGTCTTGGGTGCGATGTGCCAACTTGTCGGTGGAAGTGGTTCCTGCACTGCCTCAGCTGGAAGTGACTTCCTCACTTCCTCTTGCTACTTCCTTTTCCACCCTGGGAGCCAatattatctcaaactatgcaCTGGTCCTCTATGCTGGAGAAAG CCAGGTGTGCCAGTTGACGTTGACCAATCCTAGCAGTGAACCTATTGAGAGCGTGGAAGTATCTCTCCTAACAAAGCTTGAACGAG AATGGGAGACATTTTCCTGGGAGAGTGAAGCCTTGTGGCAACAACTACCCATTGCACCACATGGAGGAACGGCTATCCTCACACTACAAGTTCATGGACAGT ATGCTGGGACTCAGGGCTGCACGGATCCATCCAAA GTACTGGAAGCGGTGGTGCAGTTGCGTTACAGTGGAGGCCCTGGGCTGCGTGCAAAATACTATCGCCAGTGTGGGATTTCCCTGAGCGTAGAAGTGCTGCCTTCTGTACTTATCACCAAGTGGGACGTTCTTCCAGCCCAAGT GGCCAGCCAATGCTACCTGGTCTTGGATGTATTAAATGGCACGGAGCACGAGATGGAACTTAGCTATCCCGAGCAGAAACGTATGCTCATTGAACCGCACGACTCGTGTCGTATTCCAGTCACGGTTGACCGCTGTCCACCCCCACCTGCCGAACCCAGCTCATTGGCtctgcttgaagaagcctgctGTGCCCACTTGGTGGACAGTGTCCATCTCCGCTGGTATCTT CATGGTGTAGAGAAGAATGGCAAAGCAAGTATCACAGAGATTGCTTGGACTCCCAGGATGTTGGATACCATTCTCCTCTCTCCACTTCAATGGG ACATATCAATCAATAATCAACCATACAGAGTGGAAGAGGAGTATGTCTGCACCGTGGGTGAACCACTCTCgctcaacatcatcatcagcaaCATCTCGG AGATGTCTTTACGAAAGCTCTACCTATCTATCGATGGCTACCAGGATCGACAAAATGGCACTCTCAGCTATCGACTAGATTCCAAATGTGCTCTGGTGGGCTGCGACAAGGTCTTCATTCAGGAG TTGGGCCCACAAGAAGCGTACGACCATGATTTCAGCATGGCATTCTTCTTGACCGGTGCGTACAAGTTGGACCTGAGCTGCCGAACTCTCGATTTCCAGAGCTTGGGCTCTTTGAGCGCCCTTGCACACAACGAGGGTGAAGCGACTCATATTTGGAAGTGTTCACCCTCTATTCAAGTAATGATTGTTGAAGAACAAAGTTGGTAA
- the LOC135398731 gene encoding uncharacterized protein K02A2.6-like, producing the protein MLRESKQVAYFDENSSPDDKRPDEFKTFWSKHYELSAHKNCLLWGNRVIIPKEGQQRVLDELQLGHPGIGHMRALARSYVWWPKIDEDIEQSVKSCTEYQCTRHAPPRVPIHPWEVPHSQWSRLHVDFAGPFHRQSFLLVVDAYSKELEEKLMPSTSAEATVNVLREIFTTHGIPDVVVSDNGPQFTSAHFQTLLRRNAIRQILVAPYHAASNGQAERMVEDLSDRLHPDGISKRQEVEEKQAPRPAVRTFKDSDRVYVRNYGHGQPWIPATIEKPTGPVSYRVITQDGRVVRRHLNQMRGHATPSNELPESVENPTDVSTGDCVPQGLVTPTSVPMDQAPASSPAVTEAAT; encoded by the exons ATGTTAAGag AAAGTAAGCAGGTAGcctactttgacgagaatagctcccctgaTGACAAACGTCCAGATGAGTTCAAGACGTTCTGGTCGAAACACTATGAGTTATCTGCTCATAAGAACTGCCTCTTGTGGGGAAACAGAGTAATAATTCCCAAAGAGGGTCAACAGCGAGTGTTAGACGAGCTCCAGCTGGGTCATCCAGGGATTGGACACATGAGAGCCCTTGCTCGGTCATACGTATGGTGGCCGAAGATCGATGAGGACATTGAACAGTCTGTCAAGAGTTGCACCGAATACCAATGCACAAGGCATGCACCACCACGTGTGCCGATACATCCTTGGGAGGTTCCACACTCTCAATGGTCTCGTCTTCACGTGGACTTTGCTGGTCCGTTCCATAGACAATCATTCCTCCTAGTAGTTGATGCCTACTCAAAGGAGCTAGAGGAAAAGCTCATGCCATCTACATCTGCCGAAGCTACTGTCAACGTACTACGGGAGATCTTCACTACGCACGGCATTCCAGATGTTGTGGTCAGCGACAACGGACCTCAGTTCACATCTGCTCACTTCCAAACATTGCTTCGGAGAAACGCTATAAGGCAAATTCTCGTGGCTCCCTATCACGCTGCAAGCAACGGACAGGCAGAACGAATG GTTGAAGACTTGTCTGACAGACTGCATCCAGATGGAATAAGTAAACGCCAGGAGGTAGAGGAAAAGCAGGCTCCCAGACCAGCCGTAAGGACCTTTAAAGACTCTGACCGGGTGTATGTGCGAAACTATGGCCATGGACAGCCATGGATCCCTGCAACAATTGAGAAGCCTACTGGACCTGTGTCGTACAGAGTTATAACTCAGGATGGCAGAGTTGTGAGACGCCATCTAAACCAAATGAGAGGTCACGCCACACCAAGCAACGAACTGCCAGAGTCAGTTGAGAACCCGACTGATGTTTCTACAGGCGACTGTGTCCCACAAGGACTTGTAACACCTACATCTGTTCCAATGGATCAAGCACCAGCTAGTT